A section of the Oncorhynchus gorbuscha isolate QuinsamMale2020 ecotype Even-year linkage group LG04, OgorEven_v1.0, whole genome shotgun sequence genome encodes:
- the ric3a gene encoding protein RIC-3 isoform X2, with protein sequence MSMTTLQKVTLISCSVLCVSLFLPKMLLPRGKKDVGQPEVGPGYYRPVMHRLQMPEEDLGQWMEGTHDSGPHSPEVLAKAKGMGTLQIRGATKSNLISQAIPIYGFGILLYILFIIFKMTTRPKGKSTKLVCRFPTMSSEAWQKKRNDELAQLQEKLLETERVMERIVSRRSSTPDSRTSSKVRRASKQEEKLLRKLSKISRVMQEVRLMEGATPEMEAEMVPYTADWEGYPEETYPQYEEPGGRRSGSYDPITIQEEPAADSEIPTAEALAEEVVDEEDDLEDDTEEEELQVRLPLPPEGGLEENGSSPSRVKKQIRFSDHKDVFHYPKQDTVYEYRYEEVKEEEEEDEEEEDEKEEEEEEEVEEEKEEQVDETEEEVGDEEDPLMEAEALCFSCDVCSNPEAEAEEAMEEEEYILLSQSEETDSFTPPDMAGELGIGSFLRMRNRRET encoded by the exons ATGTCGATGACTACTCTGCAGAAGGTTACTCTGATTTCCTGCTCTGTCCTCTGTGTTTCGTTATTCCTTCCCAAAATGCTTTTACCGAGAGGGAAGAAGGATGTAGGGCAGCCCGAGG TTGGTCCTGGGTATTATCGTCCCGTGATGCATCGCCTACAGATGCCAGAGGAGGACCTCGGACAGTGGATGGAGGGGACTCATGACTCGGGGCCCCACAGCCCTGAGGTCCTGGCTAAAGCCAAAGGCATGGGCACACTTCAGATCCGAGGAGCCACTAAATCCAATCTGATCAGCCAGGCCATTCCCATCTACGGATTTGGAATCCTACTCTACATCCTCTTCATCATATTTAAG ATGACAACTAGGCCTAAAGGAAAAAGTACTAAACTGGTATGCCGATTTCCTACAATGTCATCTGAAGCTTGGCAGAAGAAGAGGA ATGATGAGCTGGCCCAGCTTCAGGAGAAGCTGCTGGAGAccgagagagtgatggagagaatcgTCTCCAGAAGGAGCAGCACTCCTGACAG CAGGACTAGCAGCAAGGTTAGAAGAGCATCAAAGCAGGAGGAGAAGTTACTGCGGAAGCTGAGCAAGATCAGCCGGGTGATGCAGGAGGTACGACTTATGGAGGGGGCCACACCTGAGATGGAGGCTGAGATGGTGCCCTACACAGCTGACTGGGAGG gctacCCTGAGGAGACCTACCCCCAGTATGAGGAGCCCGGTGGCAGACGCAGCGGCAGTTATGACCCCATCACCATCCAGGAGGAGCCTGCTGCTGACTCAGAGATACCCACTGCTGAGGCCCTGGCTGAGGAGGTGGTAGATGAGGAGGATGATCTAGAAGATGacacggaggaggaggagctgcagGTCCGCCTGCCCCTGCCACCTGAAGGAGGAttggaagaaaatggtagtagtCCCAGCAGAGTAAAAAAGCAAATCAGATTCAGCGATCACAAAGATGTGTTTCACTACCCTAAGCAGGATACGGTCTATGAATATAGGTATgaagaggtgaaagaggaggaagaagaggatgaggaagaagaggatgagaaggaagaggaagaggaggaggaagttgaagaagagaaggaggagcaagtggatgagacagaggaggaagTAGGTGATGAAGAAGACCCACTGATGGAGGCCGAGGCTCTCTGTTTTAGTTGTGATGTCTGTAGTAATCCAGAGGCAGAAGCAGAAGAAGCGATGGAAGAAGAAGAGTACATTCTACTGTCTCAGTCTGAAGAGACAGACAGCTTCACCCCACCAGATATGGCTGGGGAGCTGGGGATTGGGAGTTTTCTCAGgatgaggaacaggagagagacatag
- the ric3a gene encoding protein RIC-3 isoform X4 produces MSMTTLQKVTLISCSVLCVSLFLPKMLLPRGKKDVGQPEVGPGYYRPVMHRLQMPEEDLGQWMEGTHDSGPHSPEVLAKAKGMGTLQIRGATKSNLISQAIPIYGFGILLYILFIIFKMTTRPKGKSTKLVCRFPTMSSEAWQKKRNDELAQLQEKLLETERVMERIVSRRSSTPDRTSSKVRRASKQEEKLLRKLSKISRVMQEVRLMEGATPEMEAEMVPYTADWEGYPEETYPQYEEPGGRRSGSYDPITIQEEPAADSEIPTAEALAEEVVDEEDDLEDDTEEEELQVRLPLPPEGGLEENGSSPSRVKKQIRFSDHKDVFHYPKQDTVYEYRYEEVKEEEEEDEEEEDEKEEEEEEEVEEEKEEQVDETEEEVGDEEDPLMEAEALCFSCDVCSNPEAEAEEAMEEEEYILLSQSEETDSFTPPDMAGELGIGSFLRMRNRRET; encoded by the exons ATGTCGATGACTACTCTGCAGAAGGTTACTCTGATTTCCTGCTCTGTCCTCTGTGTTTCGTTATTCCTTCCCAAAATGCTTTTACCGAGAGGGAAGAAGGATGTAGGGCAGCCCGAGG TTGGTCCTGGGTATTATCGTCCCGTGATGCATCGCCTACAGATGCCAGAGGAGGACCTCGGACAGTGGATGGAGGGGACTCATGACTCGGGGCCCCACAGCCCTGAGGTCCTGGCTAAAGCCAAAGGCATGGGCACACTTCAGATCCGAGGAGCCACTAAATCCAATCTGATCAGCCAGGCCATTCCCATCTACGGATTTGGAATCCTACTCTACATCCTCTTCATCATATTTAAG ATGACAACTAGGCCTAAAGGAAAAAGTACTAAACTGGTATGCCGATTTCCTACAATGTCATCTGAAGCTTGGCAGAAGAAGAGGA ATGATGAGCTGGCCCAGCTTCAGGAGAAGCTGCTGGAGAccgagagagtgatggagagaatcgTCTCCAGAAGGAGCAGCACTCCTGACAG GACTAGCAGCAAGGTTAGAAGAGCATCAAAGCAGGAGGAGAAGTTACTGCGGAAGCTGAGCAAGATCAGCCGGGTGATGCAGGAGGTACGACTTATGGAGGGGGCCACACCTGAGATGGAGGCTGAGATGGTGCCCTACACAGCTGACTGGGAGG gctacCCTGAGGAGACCTACCCCCAGTATGAGGAGCCCGGTGGCAGACGCAGCGGCAGTTATGACCCCATCACCATCCAGGAGGAGCCTGCTGCTGACTCAGAGATACCCACTGCTGAGGCCCTGGCTGAGGAGGTGGTAGATGAGGAGGATGATCTAGAAGATGacacggaggaggaggagctgcagGTCCGCCTGCCCCTGCCACCTGAAGGAGGAttggaagaaaatggtagtagtCCCAGCAGAGTAAAAAAGCAAATCAGATTCAGCGATCACAAAGATGTGTTTCACTACCCTAAGCAGGATACGGTCTATGAATATAGGTATgaagaggtgaaagaggaggaagaagaggatgaggaagaagaggatgagaaggaagaggaagaggaggaggaagttgaagaagagaaggaggagcaagtggatgagacagaggaggaagTAGGTGATGAAGAAGACCCACTGATGGAGGCCGAGGCTCTCTGTTTTAGTTGTGATGTCTGTAGTAATCCAGAGGCAGAAGCAGAAGAAGCGATGGAAGAAGAAGAGTACATTCTACTGTCTCAGTCTGAAGAGACAGACAGCTTCACCCCACCAGATATGGCTGGGGAGCTGGGGATTGGGAGTTTTCTCAGgatgaggaacaggagagagacatag
- the ric3a gene encoding protein RIC-3 isoform X1 has product MSMTTLQKVTLISCSVLCVSLFLPKMLLPRGKKDVGQPEVGPGYYRPVMHRLQMPEEDLGQWMEGTHDSGPHSPEVLAKAKGMGTLQIRGATKSNLISQAIPIYGFGILLYILFIIFKMTTRPKGKSTKLVCRFPTMSSEAWQKKRTDDELAQLQEKLLETERVMERIVSRRSSTPDSRTSSKVRRASKQEEKLLRKLSKISRVMQEVRLMEGATPEMEAEMVPYTADWEGYPEETYPQYEEPGGRRSGSYDPITIQEEPAADSEIPTAEALAEEVVDEEDDLEDDTEEEELQVRLPLPPEGGLEENGSSPSRVKKQIRFSDHKDVFHYPKQDTVYEYRYEEVKEEEEEDEEEEDEKEEEEEEEVEEEKEEQVDETEEEVGDEEDPLMEAEALCFSCDVCSNPEAEAEEAMEEEEYILLSQSEETDSFTPPDMAGELGIGSFLRMRNRRET; this is encoded by the exons ATGTCGATGACTACTCTGCAGAAGGTTACTCTGATTTCCTGCTCTGTCCTCTGTGTTTCGTTATTCCTTCCCAAAATGCTTTTACCGAGAGGGAAGAAGGATGTAGGGCAGCCCGAGG TTGGTCCTGGGTATTATCGTCCCGTGATGCATCGCCTACAGATGCCAGAGGAGGACCTCGGACAGTGGATGGAGGGGACTCATGACTCGGGGCCCCACAGCCCTGAGGTCCTGGCTAAAGCCAAAGGCATGGGCACACTTCAGATCCGAGGAGCCACTAAATCCAATCTGATCAGCCAGGCCATTCCCATCTACGGATTTGGAATCCTACTCTACATCCTCTTCATCATATTTAAG ATGACAACTAGGCCTAAAGGAAAAAGTACTAAACTGGTATGCCGATTTCCTACAATGTCATCTGAAGCTTGGCAGAAGAAGAGGA CAGATGATGAGCTGGCCCAGCTTCAGGAGAAGCTGCTGGAGAccgagagagtgatggagagaatcgTCTCCAGAAGGAGCAGCACTCCTGACAG CAGGACTAGCAGCAAGGTTAGAAGAGCATCAAAGCAGGAGGAGAAGTTACTGCGGAAGCTGAGCAAGATCAGCCGGGTGATGCAGGAGGTACGACTTATGGAGGGGGCCACACCTGAGATGGAGGCTGAGATGGTGCCCTACACAGCTGACTGGGAGG gctacCCTGAGGAGACCTACCCCCAGTATGAGGAGCCCGGTGGCAGACGCAGCGGCAGTTATGACCCCATCACCATCCAGGAGGAGCCTGCTGCTGACTCAGAGATACCCACTGCTGAGGCCCTGGCTGAGGAGGTGGTAGATGAGGAGGATGATCTAGAAGATGacacggaggaggaggagctgcagGTCCGCCTGCCCCTGCCACCTGAAGGAGGAttggaagaaaatggtagtagtCCCAGCAGAGTAAAAAAGCAAATCAGATTCAGCGATCACAAAGATGTGTTTCACTACCCTAAGCAGGATACGGTCTATGAATATAGGTATgaagaggtgaaagaggaggaagaagaggatgaggaagaagaggatgagaaggaagaggaagaggaggaggaagttgaagaagagaaggaggagcaagtggatgagacagaggaggaagTAGGTGATGAAGAAGACCCACTGATGGAGGCCGAGGCTCTCTGTTTTAGTTGTGATGTCTGTAGTAATCCAGAGGCAGAAGCAGAAGAAGCGATGGAAGAAGAAGAGTACATTCTACTGTCTCAGTCTGAAGAGACAGACAGCTTCACCCCACCAGATATGGCTGGGGAGCTGGGGATTGGGAGTTTTCTCAGgatgaggaacaggagagagacatag
- the ric3a gene encoding protein RIC-3 isoform X3, whose protein sequence is MSMTTLQKVTLISCSVLCVSLFLPKMLLPRGKKDVGQPEVGPGYYRPVMHRLQMPEEDLGQWMEGTHDSGPHSPEVLAKAKGMGTLQIRGATKSNLISQAIPIYGFGILLYILFIIFKMTTRPKGKSTKLVCRFPTMSSEAWQKKRTDDELAQLQEKLLETERVMERIVSRRSSTPDRTSSKVRRASKQEEKLLRKLSKISRVMQEVRLMEGATPEMEAEMVPYTADWEGYPEETYPQYEEPGGRRSGSYDPITIQEEPAADSEIPTAEALAEEVVDEEDDLEDDTEEEELQVRLPLPPEGGLEENGSSPSRVKKQIRFSDHKDVFHYPKQDTVYEYRYEEVKEEEEEDEEEEDEKEEEEEEEVEEEKEEQVDETEEEVGDEEDPLMEAEALCFSCDVCSNPEAEAEEAMEEEEYILLSQSEETDSFTPPDMAGELGIGSFLRMRNRRET, encoded by the exons ATGTCGATGACTACTCTGCAGAAGGTTACTCTGATTTCCTGCTCTGTCCTCTGTGTTTCGTTATTCCTTCCCAAAATGCTTTTACCGAGAGGGAAGAAGGATGTAGGGCAGCCCGAGG TTGGTCCTGGGTATTATCGTCCCGTGATGCATCGCCTACAGATGCCAGAGGAGGACCTCGGACAGTGGATGGAGGGGACTCATGACTCGGGGCCCCACAGCCCTGAGGTCCTGGCTAAAGCCAAAGGCATGGGCACACTTCAGATCCGAGGAGCCACTAAATCCAATCTGATCAGCCAGGCCATTCCCATCTACGGATTTGGAATCCTACTCTACATCCTCTTCATCATATTTAAG ATGACAACTAGGCCTAAAGGAAAAAGTACTAAACTGGTATGCCGATTTCCTACAATGTCATCTGAAGCTTGGCAGAAGAAGAGGA CAGATGATGAGCTGGCCCAGCTTCAGGAGAAGCTGCTGGAGAccgagagagtgatggagagaatcgTCTCCAGAAGGAGCAGCACTCCTGACAG GACTAGCAGCAAGGTTAGAAGAGCATCAAAGCAGGAGGAGAAGTTACTGCGGAAGCTGAGCAAGATCAGCCGGGTGATGCAGGAGGTACGACTTATGGAGGGGGCCACACCTGAGATGGAGGCTGAGATGGTGCCCTACACAGCTGACTGGGAGG gctacCCTGAGGAGACCTACCCCCAGTATGAGGAGCCCGGTGGCAGACGCAGCGGCAGTTATGACCCCATCACCATCCAGGAGGAGCCTGCTGCTGACTCAGAGATACCCACTGCTGAGGCCCTGGCTGAGGAGGTGGTAGATGAGGAGGATGATCTAGAAGATGacacggaggaggaggagctgcagGTCCGCCTGCCCCTGCCACCTGAAGGAGGAttggaagaaaatggtagtagtCCCAGCAGAGTAAAAAAGCAAATCAGATTCAGCGATCACAAAGATGTGTTTCACTACCCTAAGCAGGATACGGTCTATGAATATAGGTATgaagaggtgaaagaggaggaagaagaggatgaggaagaagaggatgagaaggaagaggaagaggaggaggaagttgaagaagagaaggaggagcaagtggatgagacagaggaggaagTAGGTGATGAAGAAGACCCACTGATGGAGGCCGAGGCTCTCTGTTTTAGTTGTGATGTCTGTAGTAATCCAGAGGCAGAAGCAGAAGAAGCGATGGAAGAAGAAGAGTACATTCTACTGTCTCAGTCTGAAGAGACAGACAGCTTCACCCCACCAGATATGGCTGGGGAGCTGGGGATTGGGAGTTTTCTCAGgatgaggaacaggagagagacatag